A single Bacillus sp. HMF5848 DNA region contains:
- a CDS encoding DUF6671 family protein, which translates to MKSKDYVYSLFKERMCVLASMHKKENVMSPVLEEKLGVKIIVPKGFNTDQFGTFTRDIQRIGTQLEAAKLKAGQALIVTGEKLAIASEGSFGPHPYMPFAPLNREVVYMLDTLHGFEVWAEHNSTQTNYLQQEIMNIQEAFSFCQKVGFPNHAVVVRTDKETINEDEMVKGINSKETLEEAIRYMLKKSNHRVIFIETDMRAMFNPTRMEGIKTATEKLIEKIYSICPNCSFPGYDIVTRKPGLVCIECGLPTKNILSHIYDCKKCGHSEEKLYPKGKEYADPMFCDVCNP; encoded by the coding sequence ATGAAGAGTAAAGATTACGTCTATTCTTTATTCAAAGAGCGTATGTGTGTGTTAGCATCTATGCATAAAAAGGAAAATGTTATGTCTCCTGTACTCGAAGAAAAGTTAGGGGTTAAGATTATTGTTCCGAAAGGCTTTAATACAGACCAATTTGGAACGTTTACTCGTGATATTCAACGGATTGGAACACAACTAGAAGCAGCGAAGCTAAAGGCAGGACAAGCTCTTATAGTAACTGGCGAAAAATTAGCAATAGCTAGTGAGGGAAGCTTTGGACCACATCCATATATGCCCTTTGCTCCTTTAAATCGTGAGGTTGTTTATATGCTTGATACATTACATGGATTTGAAGTTTGGGCAGAGCATAATTCAACACAAACTAATTATTTGCAACAGGAAATAATGAACATACAGGAAGCATTCTCATTTTGTCAAAAAGTAGGATTTCCTAACCACGCCGTTGTTGTAAGAACAGATAAAGAAACGATAAACGAAGATGAGATGGTGAAAGGAATAAACTCTAAGGAAACATTAGAGGAAGCCATAAGGTATATGCTAAAAAAATCAAACCATAGAGTTATTTTTATTGAGACGGATATGAGAGCGATGTTTAATCCTACTAGGATGGAAGGTATTAAAACTGCAACAGAAAAGCTCATTGAAAAAATATATTCAATATGCCCGAACTGCTCGTTCCCTGGTTATGACATAGTCACAAGAAAGCCAGGGCTAGTTTGTATTGAATGTGGATTGCCGACAAAAAACATTTTGTCTCACATTTATGATTGTAAAAAATGTGGTCACTCTGAGGAAAAGTTGTATCCGAAAGGAAAAGAATACGCCGATCCGATGTTTTGTGATGTTTGTAATCCGTGA
- a CDS encoding PilZ domain-containing protein — protein sequence MERIALVTQNKKVIEAALNYVECELMNVVVKDVDSLNVGDQVYCLYQKKQFTAHIIKRVNYNLYLYLSLQESNFPTERRRFIRYHCSILDAALFHNQQQAASIHVVDISVNGFGFTTDKKLDEKLEYSIRLKTEDTKQITATIVTRNTVDHYRYGTEIRYIDEENLFHLRRFILQQQLLRQE from the coding sequence ATGGAACGGATAGCATTGGTGACGCAAAATAAAAAAGTGATAGAAGCCGCGTTAAATTATGTGGAATGTGAATTGATGAATGTTGTTGTTAAAGATGTGGATAGTCTTAATGTTGGAGATCAAGTATATTGCCTTTATCAAAAAAAGCAATTCACGGCACATATTATTAAGCGGGTAAATTACAATTTGTATTTATATTTATCTTTACAAGAGTCGAACTTTCCGACAGAACGGCGTAGATTTATTCGTTATCACTGCTCCATCCTTGATGCCGCTTTATTTCATAATCAGCAACAAGCAGCATCGATTCATGTTGTAGATATAAGTGTGAATGGGTTCGGCTTTACTACAGATAAAAAGCTAGACGAGAAACTAGAATACTCTATTCGTCTAAAAACTGAAGATACAAAGCAAATTACAGCCACTATTGTTACACGAAATACAGTAGATCATTATCGATATGGTACAGAAATTAGGTATATTGATGAAGAAAACTTGTTTCATTTAAGAAGGTTCATTTTGCAGCAACAGCTACTTAGGCAAGAGTAA
- a CDS encoding sugar ABC transporter substrate-binding protein produces MSKTMKWVAFFFVAMLLVMAGCSGQQDTSSTEESNSGNSDSTNEQTTNTNENAEKQVTIEYFTFSPGEAHEKDLKAMIAAFEEENPNIKIKYEMAAFDDYFTKLQTRLAGGSAPDTFELNYENFVNYASKGALLSLDDLIKADSEFDPSQINQEAFKAFQYDGTQYGMVESFSNVVLYYNKDLFDAAGVGYPAADWTWDDELIAAQKLTDKEKGVYGTYAPIQFWEFYKTIAQNDGGIFNEDKTVATVNSAENIEALQWMVDKINKYGVTPSDAEMSGQSDSDLFKAGKIAMLRTGIWMMGSFQDVPFEWDIALEPGNTQKAHHFFANGLAASKDTKHPEAAWKWLKFMSASEDAAKIRVDSSWELPAVTNKELVDSYLQQTPPESKEVVFDALNSLVVPPVIAEWNKLTDTFTKELDLVKLGKKTPEEALNDLQPQIQSLIE; encoded by the coding sequence ATGAGTAAAACAATGAAATGGGTAGCATTTTTCTTTGTTGCAATGTTGTTAGTGATGGCAGGGTGTAGTGGACAACAAGATACTTCTTCCACTGAAGAAAGTAATAGTGGAAACTCTGATTCAACAAATGAACAAACAACTAACACGAATGAAAACGCAGAAAAACAGGTTACGATAGAATACTTTACTTTCTCTCCTGGTGAAGCGCATGAAAAAGACTTAAAAGCAATGATTGCTGCATTTGAAGAAGAGAACCCTAATATCAAAATTAAGTATGAAATGGCTGCATTTGATGATTACTTTACTAAATTACAAACCCGTTTAGCAGGTGGTTCAGCTCCTGATACTTTCGAATTGAACTACGAGAACTTTGTTAATTACGCTTCCAAAGGCGCACTATTATCACTTGATGACTTAATTAAAGCTGATTCTGAATTTGACCCTTCACAAATTAACCAGGAAGCTTTTAAAGCCTTCCAATATGATGGTACTCAATATGGAATGGTAGAGTCATTCTCCAATGTTGTTCTTTACTATAACAAGGATTTATTTGATGCTGCTGGAGTAGGCTATCCTGCCGCAGATTGGACTTGGGACGACGAATTAATAGCAGCTCAAAAGTTAACAGATAAAGAAAAAGGTGTATATGGAACATATGCACCAATTCAATTCTGGGAATTCTATAAAACTATAGCACAAAATGATGGCGGTATCTTCAATGAAGATAAAACCGTTGCAACAGTCAATAGTGCTGAAAACATTGAGGCATTACAGTGGATGGTGGATAAAATAAATAAGTATGGAGTTACACCTTCTGACGCTGAAATGTCTGGTCAATCTGATAGTGATTTATTTAAGGCTGGGAAGATTGCAATGCTTCGTACTGGAATTTGGATGATGGGATCATTTCAAGACGTACCTTTCGAATGGGATATTGCATTAGAACCAGGCAACACGCAGAAAGCACACCACTTCTTTGCTAATGGTTTAGCAGCTTCAAAGGATACAAAGCATCCTGAAGCTGCTTGGAAATGGTTAAAGTTTATGAGTGCTAGTGAAGATGCAGCTAAAATTCGTGTAGATAGCTCTTGGGAATTACCAGCTGTTACAAATAAAGAATTAGTAGATTCATATTTGCAACAAACTCCACCTGAAAGTAAAGAGGTTGTGTTTGACGCATTGAATTCTTTAGTTGTACCGCCTGTTATTGCAGAGTGGAATAAATTAACTGACACATTTACTAAAGAGTTAGACCTTGTGAAATTAGGTAAGAAAACACCTGAAGAAGCATTAAATGACTTACAACCGCAAATACAGTCTTTAATAGAATAA
- a CDS encoding DUF342 domain-containing protein yields MELINNDYFQIVVEDDSVYIYVTKVGFPLTSFNDILQTFPRLCVTNFLKLKHAIDCADNTETLIGLYKPLVSCKVSKDKMTAHIHVNATDEEFAALQQQNQLIPEIMTAIEDANIIEGIQLKKEDIIPRQDILIAQGTPPTNGEDAIVRYFQLSDRKPSINESGDADFYQMNFIDEVEQGDWLGEKVPPTEGLSGITVIGEELLPKKGKDKRLLYDPKSVELVEQDSKSVLFAKINGVVSRIGGKISVANHLRIEGDVGMGTGNIEFDGSITITGTVQEGFSVVAGVDISILSELGIRKVGKIESLQGDIYIKGGVFGPCVIQAKKNVYVKHANECTITAEKDINIGFYSVASTLTAENVLTHKGKGRIIGGKIMAKGKVYASQLGNKAEKRTIIYVEGFDRKQIQKDLQLLLTEYKTAIDKYETIARHLEIYESFAHNLNDSQQEQYNQLKQAFDCQYKEISKLEDYRLHLQNLLQIKGEGEITIDKQAFPETIIEIRNMSKRINNLTRGTFYALGKELKFE; encoded by the coding sequence ATGGAACTTATTAATAATGACTACTTTCAAATAGTTGTTGAGGATGATTCTGTCTATATATATGTTACGAAAGTAGGCTTTCCCCTCACAAGCTTCAATGATATTCTACAAACCTTCCCTCGGCTATGTGTTACCAATTTTTTGAAACTAAAGCACGCTATTGATTGTGCGGACAATACTGAAACATTAATTGGCCTTTATAAGCCTCTCGTGTCATGTAAAGTATCAAAGGATAAAATGACTGCTCATATCCATGTAAATGCAACAGATGAAGAATTTGCCGCATTACAGCAACAAAATCAACTTATACCTGAAATAATGACCGCTATAGAAGACGCCAATATTATTGAAGGTATTCAATTAAAGAAGGAAGACATCATACCTCGGCAAGATATTTTGATTGCTCAAGGTACTCCTCCAACAAATGGCGAGGATGCTATTGTACGTTACTTTCAACTGTCAGATAGAAAACCTTCTATTAATGAATCGGGTGACGCTGATTTTTATCAGATGAATTTTATTGATGAAGTTGAGCAAGGGGATTGGCTAGGTGAAAAGGTTCCTCCGACAGAAGGCTTATCTGGAATCACAGTCATCGGGGAGGAACTTCTCCCCAAAAAAGGCAAAGATAAACGTCTGCTATACGATCCAAAATCAGTTGAATTGGTGGAACAAGATAGTAAGAGTGTACTTTTTGCTAAAATAAATGGTGTTGTATCAAGAATTGGTGGTAAAATATCTGTTGCTAATCACCTTCGTATTGAGGGTGATGTAGGGATGGGAACAGGAAATATAGAATTTGATGGCTCTATTACGATTACAGGAACCGTTCAGGAAGGTTTTTCTGTTGTCGCTGGAGTTGATATTTCCATACTATCCGAGCTTGGTATTCGTAAAGTAGGGAAAATCGAATCACTTCAAGGTGATATATACATAAAAGGCGGCGTCTTTGGCCCATGTGTTATTCAAGCCAAAAAGAATGTGTACGTTAAGCATGCCAATGAATGTACAATAACAGCCGAAAAAGATATTAATATTGGGTTTTATTCTGTTGCAAGCACCCTAACAGCGGAAAACGTATTAACGCATAAAGGAAAAGGAAGAATTATAGGCGGCAAAATTATGGCAAAAGGCAAGGTGTATGCATCCCAGTTAGGTAATAAAGCGGAAAAAAGAACTATTATTTATGTGGAAGGTTTTGATCGGAAGCAAATACAAAAGGATTTGCAGCTGCTTTTAACTGAATATAAAACTGCCATTGATAAATATGAAACCATTGCAAGACATCTTGAGATATATGAAAGCTTCGCCCATAACTTAAATGACAGTCAGCAAGAACAATATAATCAGTTAAAGCAAGCGTTTGATTGTCAATATAAGGAGATTTCGAAACTAGAAGACTACCGTCTACATTTACAAAACTTACTACAAATAAAAGGTGAAGGGGAAATTACAATAGATAAACAGGCGTTCCCCGAAACTATTATTGAAATAAGAAACATGAGTAAACGTATTAATAATTTAACACGAGGAACTTTCTACGCTCTTGGAAAAGAGTTGAAGTTTGAATAG
- a CDS encoding S-layer homology domain-containing protein encodes MKSKLLIFISAFLIVLAPLSVTLEKTLIKAEETPPPIDIFIEEGIGVGDGMGQSARSSKENIADGASQTVTEDVYYYEDLVRVSYEPNGEQFTTYSAFPDISSNGRYIVYQNNENIYRYDAEDKSTILITANSDGSPVGESKYPVVSNRGDVAYYTYADYEDTLATEPFDESTVLLYDNETKEHVLTQYTTSGEYPLYHAEYPDISSEGNYVIYISDSPDLASSDTNEDGDVFRYNHEAKKIETVSIRESQYDYMYDISEPASISGNGNFVAYISRGDMTSNTDVRKYRFPQLFVRNMTTGATEHISKNINGKQANHFIDDVSISETGRYVVFSTNANNLLSDANPENQYYSHVYLYDRNTHTLELISMNIAGEFPNEDSWEPSVSEDGRFVSFTSVATDLVSNDTNEFADVFVYDRLNKKTILVSQSVNGQQANSSSKRAIITADGKYISFESPADNLVPGDTNERQDIFVRKIESLFTQPAQVDVSVSVTDEPDPAQVDQAITYQITITNNGTDTATGVTVISSLSNSVDFISANSQQASCSHNNGSITCAIDSLSAEENAEIDIQVSSSSVGTILNTISVLTNEDDINSLNNQVTEETTVVDESIEEVSISITEHINVADTIKPGMFIMVEELITVKGTNTLQSNLVSESIQVQEDISISVEDPPSTGGGDDDDSSDDGNNSSSNANDTPALMRIVYISSSHLNVPNIIDATDNNLSVTIPSGTLRSPASVQVKRIIDSSKSGNDLIKVGATSYDISIKDSDGNNIHQFPNELLLEFKYEMNDLPVGSTEDDLHVFFWDEELQQWIPTPINQDKTNNTITAKVNHLTLFSLLAAPNSEETKYSDVERYKKEINFLTAGGIINGYPNGTFKPEANITRLQAIQVILRTLGVDIENSDAPDPKFTDMNQDTYGYKEAAMAKELGIISGKPDGTFDPTGELTRAQAAKIFVNAFKLTGTSDQIFKDVEGHWANDYINILTSNNITTGYSDGTFKPEENISREHFVLFLYRYLK; translated from the coding sequence GTGAAATCTAAGCTTCTAATCTTTATTAGTGCGTTTCTTATAGTGTTAGCACCGTTAAGCGTCACATTGGAGAAGACACTGATAAAAGCTGAAGAAACACCCCCACCTATTGATATTTTTATTGAAGAAGGAATAGGTGTGGGCGATGGGATGGGACAAAGTGCTCGATCATCAAAAGAGAATATTGCTGACGGTGCATCACAAACGGTAACGGAGGATGTCTATTATTATGAAGATTTAGTGAGAGTTAGTTATGAACCAAATGGGGAACAATTCACCACATATAGTGCTTTCCCTGATATTAGTTCTAATGGTCGCTATATAGTGTACCAAAATAATGAAAATATCTACCGTTATGATGCAGAAGATAAATCTACAATTCTTATTACGGCTAATTCTGACGGCAGCCCAGTTGGGGAGAGTAAGTATCCTGTAGTAAGTAATAGGGGTGACGTGGCCTATTATACGTATGCGGATTATGAAGATACATTAGCAACTGAGCCGTTCGACGAAAGTACTGTTCTACTTTACGATAATGAAACAAAAGAGCATGTACTCACTCAATATACGACAAGTGGAGAATATCCCCTGTATCACGCTGAATACCCTGACATAAGCAGCGAAGGAAATTATGTTATATACATCTCAGATTCTCCTGACTTAGCATCAAGTGACACAAATGAAGACGGTGATGTCTTTCGTTATAATCATGAAGCAAAAAAGATTGAGACGGTCAGTATTAGGGAGAGTCAGTATGACTATATGTATGATATTTCAGAGCCTGCTTCCATAAGTGGAAATGGAAACTTTGTAGCCTACATTAGTCGGGGAGATATGACGAGCAACACGGATGTACGAAAATATAGATTTCCTCAGTTGTTTGTTCGTAATATGACAACAGGAGCAACTGAACATATTAGTAAAAATATCAATGGTAAACAGGCGAACCATTTTATTGATGACGTTAGTATAAGTGAAACAGGACGATATGTAGTATTTAGTACAAATGCCAATAACCTGTTATCCGACGCTAATCCTGAGAATCAATATTATAGTCACGTGTACTTATATGATAGGAATACCCACACTCTCGAATTAATCAGTATGAACATTGCTGGAGAGTTTCCTAATGAAGACAGCTGGGAACCGTCGGTTAGCGAAGATGGTCGTTTTGTATCCTTTACATCAGTGGCAACCGATCTAGTATCAAATGATACGAATGAGTTTGCCGATGTATTCGTCTATGACCGTTTGAATAAGAAAACCATTTTAGTGAGTCAGTCAGTCAATGGTCAACAAGCGAATAGTAGTAGTAAAAGAGCTATCATTACGGCAGATGGTAAATATATCTCATTTGAGTCACCTGCTGACAATTTAGTACCTGGTGATACAAATGAAAGACAAGATATTTTTGTGAGAAAAATAGAGTCCTTGTTTACTCAACCAGCACAGGTTGATGTATCTGTCAGTGTAACAGACGAACCTGATCCGGCCCAAGTTGATCAAGCCATTACGTATCAAATTACAATCACAAATAATGGTACGGATACTGCAACGGGAGTCACAGTTATTAGTTCACTATCAAATTCTGTAGATTTCATCTCTGCAAATTCACAGCAAGCAAGCTGTTCACATAACAATGGATCTATTACTTGTGCCATCGACTCACTCTCTGCTGAGGAAAATGCTGAGATAGACATTCAAGTCTCTTCATCATCAGTAGGCACAATATTAAATACGATATCTGTTTTAACGAATGAGGACGACATCAATTCATTAAACAATCAAGTGACAGAGGAAACGACTGTGGTAGATGAAAGTATAGAAGAAGTTTCGATATCAATAACAGAGCATATTAATGTAGCAGATACAATCAAACCCGGCATGTTTATAATGGTTGAAGAGTTGATTACAGTGAAGGGCACAAATACCTTGCAATCCAACTTGGTGTCTGAATCCATTCAAGTACAAGAAGACATCAGTATTTCGGTAGAAGATCCTCCATCAACGGGTGGTGGGGACGATGATGATTCATCAGATGATGGCAATAACTCATCTTCAAATGCCAATGATACACCTGCGCTCATGAGAATAGTATACATTAGCTCTTCTCACTTAAACGTACCGAATATCATCGATGCTACCGATAATAATCTTAGTGTTACCATACCATCAGGTACACTACGCTCACCGGCAAGCGTACAAGTGAAGCGAATAATTGATTCATCCAAGTCAGGAAACGACCTGATTAAGGTGGGGGCAACTTCATATGATATTTCAATTAAGGATAGTGACGGGAATAACATACATCAATTCCCAAATGAATTATTACTAGAATTTAAGTATGAAATGAATGACTTACCAGTAGGTTCGACAGAGGATGATTTGCATGTCTTTTTTTGGGATGAAGAATTGCAACAATGGATTCCAACACCAATAAATCAAGACAAAACGAATAATACTATCACTGCAAAAGTAAATCATCTTACGTTGTTTAGTCTGCTAGCTGCTCCTAACTCGGAGGAAACGAAATATTCAGATGTCGAACGCTATAAAAAAGAGATTAACTTTTTAACAGCAGGAGGCATTATTAACGGCTATCCGAACGGAACCTTCAAGCCAGAGGCAAATATTACTAGACTTCAAGCAATTCAAGTTATTTTACGCACCCTTGGAGTAGATATTGAAAATTCAGATGCACCAGACCCTAAGTTTACTGATATGAATCAAGACACCTATGGCTACAAAGAAGCTGCAATGGCTAAAGAACTTGGTATTATCAGCGGGAAGCCAGATGGAACGTTTGATCCTACCGGAGAGCTTACACGAGCCCAAGCAGCAAAAATATTCGTAAATGCCTTTAAGCTAACAGGTACCTCTGACCAAATCTTTAAAGACGTTGAAGGGCATTGGGCTAACGACTATATCAACATATTAACTTCAAATAATATTACAACTGGTTACTCAGACGGGACGTTCAAGCCGGAAGAAAACATAAGCAGAGAACATTTTGTACTATTTTTATATAGATACCTTAAGTAA
- a CDS encoding carbohydrate ABC transporter permease has translation MVGDKGFKKFFVVSVFLLPNLLGFLFFIGIPIVASLGISFTQWDLLSNPKWIGFENYVSLMSDREFWAALGHTFYFIGGYLPLVMVGALGIALILNQKIKGITFFRAAYFVPVITSWVAVSLIWKWLFNPVYGLVNYVLSWFGIAGPAWLQDPTWAMPAIILTSVWKDLGFVMVIYLAGLQGISTSYYEAANMDGASSWQKFWYITLPLLNPTTFFVTVISLINSFQVFDQVMIMTEGGPAGSTSVIVERIYNHAFRYFEMGYASAISWVLFFIIFIVTLIQIRIQKRMVTDGSE, from the coding sequence ATGGTAGGAGATAAAGGATTTAAGAAGTTCTTTGTTGTAAGCGTATTCTTACTACCGAACTTACTTGGTTTTCTCTTTTTCATTGGTATTCCGATTGTAGCATCTCTAGGGATTAGCTTTACTCAATGGGATTTACTGTCTAATCCTAAATGGATAGGATTTGAGAATTATGTTTCTTTAATGTCTGACAGAGAGTTTTGGGCAGCACTGGGTCATACCTTCTATTTTATAGGAGGTTACTTACCACTAGTTATGGTAGGAGCCTTAGGAATTGCATTAATCTTAAACCAAAAGATTAAAGGTATTACTTTTTTCCGAGCAGCGTACTTTGTGCCTGTAATAACTTCTTGGGTTGCTGTTTCTCTAATTTGGAAGTGGTTATTCAATCCAGTTTACGGTCTTGTAAATTACGTCTTATCTTGGTTTGGTATAGCAGGTCCAGCTTGGCTGCAGGATCCAACTTGGGCTATGCCAGCTATTATTTTGACTAGTGTGTGGAAAGACTTAGGTTTTGTAATGGTAATCTACTTAGCTGGGTTACAGGGGATTTCAACGAGCTACTATGAGGCAGCGAATATGGATGGGGCTTCATCTTGGCAAAAATTTTGGTACATTACTCTCCCGTTGTTAAACCCAACTACATTCTTTGTCACTGTCATATCTTTGATAAACTCATTTCAAGTGTTTGACCAAGTAATGATTATGACGGAGGGTGGACCTGCAGGCTCGACTAGTGTAATAGTAGAACGCATTTACAATCATGCATTTAGGTATTTTGAGATGGGATATGCATCCGCCATATCTTGGGTCTTATTTTTTATTATATTTATTGTAACTCTAATCCAAATTCGAATTCAAAAAAGGATGGTTACAGATGGAAGCGAATAA
- a CDS encoding carbohydrate ABC transporter permease gives MSSRKVGFMKITKKLLFYLVLILGAAIMIIPFIWMLSTSLKTSGATMVLPPQILPEEVHWGNYQRVAEAFPVFRFLFNSLFVAVTSTIGQILLCSMAAYAFARLEFKGRDFIFIIYLATLMVPTQVTMTPQFILMKYLGWLDSYQGLILPGMFNAFGTFLLRQFFLGIPKELEEAAFIDGASHFRIFIQIILPLAKPALATLAIFSFMQSWNNYLWPLIVIDNPDMMTLPLGLSLLQGRWETDWNLMMAGVVISVIPVLAVYLFAQRYFIQGITLSGLKE, from the coding sequence ATATCTAGCCGAAAAGTCGGATTTATGAAAATAACAAAAAAACTTTTATTCTATTTAGTTCTTATTCTTGGGGCAGCTATTATGATTATCCCATTTATATGGATGCTATCAACCTCGTTAAAAACTTCAGGTGCGACAATGGTGTTACCACCACAAATTTTGCCTGAAGAGGTTCATTGGGGTAATTATCAAAGAGTCGCAGAGGCATTTCCAGTATTTAGATTCCTTTTCAACTCATTGTTTGTAGCAGTGACTTCAACAATTGGCCAAATTCTATTATGTTCTATGGCTGCATATGCTTTTGCCAGACTTGAATTTAAAGGAAGAGATTTCATTTTTATTATTTATTTAGCTACGTTAATGGTTCCGACACAGGTAACAATGACACCACAATTTATCTTAATGAAGTATTTAGGATGGTTGGATTCATATCAAGGTTTAATCTTACCCGGAATGTTTAATGCTTTTGGAACATTTCTTCTACGTCAATTTTTCCTAGGTATACCTAAGGAACTAGAGGAAGCCGCGTTTATTGATGGAGCCAGTCACTTTAGAATATTTATTCAAATTATTTTACCGTTAGCAAAGCCGGCTTTAGCAACATTAGCGATATTTTCTTTCATGCAGTCATGGAATAACTATTTGTGGCCGCTTATTGTAATTGATAATCCGGATATGATGACGTTACCATTAGGCCTTTCATTATTACAAGGTAGATGGGAAACTGATTGGAACCTAATGATGGCAGGAGTTGTCATAAGTGTAATACCAGTATTAGCTGTGTATTTATTTGCTCAACGATACTTTATTCAAGGTATTACGCTGAGTGGATTGAAAGAATAG
- a CDS encoding ROK family transcriptional regulator, with product MTKLRKADKSLIKDMNRSAVINAIKRKGPISRTEIAQVTNLGQSTMTKIIEELKALDLVHEKGEAHSTGGRKAILLEFNNLFAYAIGIKIMQDHLICALTDLQATIIDKREIFFDPSSDSQLIINLMIRTIHQILIDFQLDSQNLIGIGIAVSGLVDSKTGVVLRSPLLDWNNVDISTPLKEEFQLPVSVDNDVNAYTYAELEFGYGKNSNQFICISIGDGIGSGFIINRKVYKGEYGGAGEFGHTIINVDGRPCHCGQNGCLETYLSNRALNLNAQELASRYPTSSLYNEKINYETITKAAKNNDDLAHELFGQVSKYLSIGLINAINSFNPKTIILIGEALVGKDFFIQDAIKKAKDNFFRGSFETNIVVSNLGDDAWIQGAALQAIDQLFQPPIYEEVNSLIST from the coding sequence ATGACAAAATTAAGGAAGGCCGATAAAAGTTTAATTAAAGATATGAATAGATCGGCTGTTATTAATGCAATAAAGCGGAAAGGTCCTATTAGTAGAACCGAAATCGCTCAAGTGACAAATCTAGGTCAATCAACAATGACTAAGATTATTGAGGAACTAAAAGCATTAGATTTAGTTCATGAAAAAGGTGAAGCTCATTCCACAGGTGGACGAAAAGCAATTTTATTAGAGTTTAATAACTTGTTTGCTTACGCAATAGGAATAAAAATTATGCAAGACCATCTAATATGTGCTCTCACCGACTTACAAGCAACTATCATAGACAAAAGAGAAATCTTCTTTGATCCATCATCAGACTCACAACTCATCATCAACCTCATGATTAGAACGATTCATCAAATCCTTATTGACTTTCAACTAGATTCTCAAAATTTAATCGGTATTGGTATAGCAGTTTCAGGCCTAGTAGATAGTAAGACAGGTGTTGTATTAAGATCCCCTTTACTTGATTGGAATAATGTGGATATATCTACGCCGTTAAAAGAGGAATTCCAGTTACCTGTTTCCGTTGATAATGATGTAAACGCATACACCTATGCCGAACTAGAATTTGGTTATGGAAAGAATAGCAATCAATTTATCTGTATTTCTATCGGTGATGGAATTGGTTCTGGGTTTATCATAAATCGCAAAGTGTACAAAGGAGAGTATGGGGGTGCAGGAGAATTTGGGCATACAATTATAAACGTTGATGGAAGACCCTGTCACTGTGGGCAAAATGGGTGTTTGGAAACTTATCTATCAAACCGAGCACTTAATTTAAATGCACAAGAGTTAGCTTCGAGATACCCTACAAGCTCTTTGTATAATGAAAAAATTAACTATGAAACGATAACAAAAGCAGCGAAAAATAATGATGATTTAGCTCATGAACTTTTTGGACAGGTGAGTAAGTACTTAAGTATCGGATTAATCAATGCAATAAATAGCTTTAACCCTAAAACTATTATTCTTATTGGGGAAGCTTTAGTAGGAAAAGACTTTTTTATTCAAGACGCTATTAAAAAAGCTAAAGATAACTTTTTTAGAGGCTCCTTTGAAACTAATATTGTTGTATCAAACCTTGGAGATGATGCATGGATACAAGGAGCTGCTTTACAGGCTATTGATCAATTATTTCAGCCCCCAATATACGAAGAAGTAAATTCACTAATAAGCACTTAG